A region of uncultured Desulfobacter sp. DNA encodes the following proteins:
- a CDS encoding recombinase family protein — protein MKIYGYCRVSTLDQNPSMQQDAILKRYPDAKILSEAKSGTTTKGREKLDTILDIIDHGEKLVVWKLDRLARNMMDLLKIVEALKDKGASLEILDQAIDTSTASGTAFLQMLGVFAEFETNLRKERQMAGIHKAKDRGVYTGRKPSLTIDQCREIHQKKSQGMNPTQLAREYAVSRATIYNVLKKSVAA, from the coding sequence ATGAAAATTTACGGCTACTGCAGAGTCTCAACACTGGATCAGAACCCCTCCATGCAACAGGATGCCATTCTTAAACGATACCCCGATGCCAAGATACTCAGCGAGGCAAAGAGTGGCACCACTACCAAAGGCCGGGAGAAACTGGACACCATCCTGGACATCATCGACCATGGGGAGAAGCTGGTGGTGTGGAAGCTGGATAGGCTTGCCAGGAACATGATGGATCTGCTCAAGATCGTAGAGGCCCTGAAAGACAAGGGAGCATCCTTGGAGATCCTGGACCAGGCTATAGACACCAGCACGGCATCCGGTACAGCCTTCCTGCAAATGCTTGGCGTGTTTGCAGAATTTGAAACAAATCTTCGCAAGGAAAGGCAGATGGCAGGTATCCATAAGGCAAAGGACAGGGGCGTGTATACGGGCCGTAAGCCGTCCTTGACCATAGACCAATGCCGTGAGATCCACCAGAAAAAAAGCCAGGGTATGAATCCCACACAGCTTGCCCGTGAGTATGCAGTGAGCCGGGCCACCATTTATAATGTCCTGAAAAAATCGGTGGCAGCATAG